A window from Triticum aestivum cultivar Chinese Spring chromosome 6D, IWGSC CS RefSeq v2.1, whole genome shotgun sequence encodes these proteins:
- the LOC123141862 gene encoding uncharacterized protein: MPPLLAPASRSPWASLPEDLVRLVSWRLLAGDLTDYVRLRAVCTNWRSATMSPCGRGVIDPRFHPRRWMMFAEGHGLYPGHERLCEHTRFLNLDSGFFVRVRLPLFKDHCVLDSVEGLLLLQRDEDTAIRLHHPFTGDIVELPPLASHNLHMSHPYANLPQLRPISASVSIDAGVVRVMVIFIHLMYAAVATSQDTKWTYLMHWRLPSHYGPLSFRGEQYLVHETMNIENTYLSQIFQLEAHSQDPPKLIVTFPREKLCYPVYLVECDTEILVVGHNDISLTHLAVYKLADVVLDRFIPVKSIGDKAIFVGGRNLCVSSKALPTIVGDTIVYRHPREQHFMQYCLNTSSWSLATDECSTM; encoded by the coding sequence ATGCCACCTTTGCTAGCACCGGCCAGCCGGTCACCATGGGCATCGCTGCCAGAAGATCTGGTTCGCCTTGTTAGCTGGCGCTTGCTGGCCGGCGACCTGACGGACTATGTTCGCTTGCGTGCTGTTTGCACCAATTGGCGGTCTGCCACCATGTCTCCGTGTGGCCGCGGCGTCATTGATCCACGCTTTCACCCGCGCCGCTGGATGATGTTCGCTGAGGGCCACGGGCTTTATCCTGGCCATGAAAGGCTCTGTGAACACACACGCTTCCTCAACCTTGACTCTGGGTTTTTTGTTCGCGTCCGGCTCCCGCTGTTCAAGGATCACTGTGTTCTTGACTCGGTCGAGGGCCTCCTGCTCCTCCAGCGAGACGAGGACACCGCCATCCGCCTCCACCACCCTTTCACCGGTGATATTGTCGAGCTCCCACCACTAGCGTCTCATAACTTGCACATGAGTCATCCATATGCGAACCTGCCACAGCTGAGACCCATATCCGCTTCTGTTTCTATTGATGCCGGAGTCGTGAGGGTGATGGTTATCTTCATTCACCTGATGTATGCGGCTGTTGCCACCTCCCAGGATACTAAATGGACTTATCTAATGCATTGGAGACTTCCAAGTCATTATGGACCGTTGTCGTTCCGAGGCGAGCAATACCTGGTGCATGAAACTATGAATATAGAAAATACTTATTTATCACAGATTTTTCAGCTGGAGGCACACTCGCAGGATCCACCGAAGTTGATTGTTACGTTTCCAAGGGAGAAACTATGCTACCCTGTCTATTTAGTAGAATGCGACACGGAGATCTTGGTGGTCGGGCACAACGACATTTCGTTGACACACCTCGCAGTTTACAAGCTTGCAGATGTTGTTTTAGATAGGTTTATCCCGGTAAAAAGCATCGGAGACAAAGCCATCTTCGTGGGAGGGCGCAATTTGTGTGTCTCCTCTAAGGCACTGCCTACCATTGTAGGCGATACTATTGTCTATCGCCATCCACGAGAGCAACATTTTATGCAATACTGCCTCAATACTAGCAGTTGGTCTCTAGCAACCGATGAATGCAGCACCATGTAG